The following coding sequences are from one Neurospora crassa OR74A linkage group I, whole genome shotgun sequence window:
- a CDS encoding aspartic proteinase: MKGYTSSALLLGPALLSQLALAQQAPNGVVHWGIQKRHAPNAPNRLLRRAGPTHQAILQNEQARGGYFATCAMGTPGQKVTLQLDTGSSDVWVPDSTASICNKGACDLGSFDPSKSETYTVVGQGEFDISYVDGSSSKGDYFTDVFNIGGTTVTNLTMGLGAQTDIAYGLVGIGYAINEAIVGNSHSLSSQYPNLPVAMVDDGLINTIAYSLWLNDLDAGEGSILFGGIDTKKYKGDLTRIRIYPSSNGYYFSFIVALTSLQAISPSGNDTLTSQEFPIPVVLDSGTTLSYLPQDIVDQIWQEVGAEYSDRLELAVIPCSKKSSNGYFSFGFAGPDGPRITVRMDELVLDLTSGDPPKYTSGPNKGQDVCEFGIQNSTSAPYLLGDTFLRSAYVVYDLVNNEIGLAETDFNSTESNIVAFASMSATIPSATQAPNQAAVTNRPVATMPSFAASSGFSDTGGSGNDGKDENASAGMPSAFGVAQMSVMGIAMVFAMVGSGVFVLL, translated from the exons ATGAAGGGATACACATCATCTGCCCTTCTTCTGGGCCCTGCGCTGCTCTCTCAGCTTGCCCTAGCACAGCAAGCACCAAACGGCGTTGTCCATTGGGGCATCCAGAAAAGGCACGCACCCAACGCACCAAACCGGCTTCTAAGGCGCGCCGGCCCGACGCATCAGGCAATTCTTCAAAATGAGCAGGCCCGAGGAGGATACTTTGCGACATGCGCGATGGGGACGCCTGGGCAGAAAGTGACATTGCAGTTGGATACAGGCAGCAGCGACGTATGGGTACCGGACTCGACTGCATCAATTTGCAATAAGGGCGCGTGTGATCTGGGAAGTT TCGATCCAAGCAAATCGGAAACATACACGGTGGTAGGGCAGGGTGAATTTGACATTTCATATGTGGACGGCAGTTCGTCCAAGGGGGACTATTTTACCGATGTTTTCAATATTGGCGGAACAACGGTCACCAACTTGACGATGGGCTTGGGAGCTCAGACGGATATTGCGTATGGCCTGGTGGGTATCGGGTATGCTATCAATGAGGCCATTGTGGGAAATAGCCATTCCCTGAGCTCCCAATACCCCAACCTGCCCGTTGCCATGGTCGATGATGGGTTGATCAACACAATCGCGTACAGTCTCTGGTTGAACGATCTTG ACGCGGGTGAAGGCAGTATTCTTTTCGGCGGCATCGACACAAAGAAGTATAAAGGCGACCTGACGCGAATCCGAATCTACCCTAGTAGTAACGGCTACTACTTCTCCTTCATCGTCGCCTTGACATCGTTACAAGCAATTAGTCCTAGCGGTAACGACACGCTTACCTCTCAGGAGTTCCCCATTCCGGTAGTGCTCGACTCGGGTACGACCCTGTCTTATCTGCCGCAAGACATCGTGGATCAGATCTGGCAGGAAGTCGGTGCAGAATACTCTGATAGGCTTGAGTTGGCTGTCATTCCCTGCTCGAAGAAGTCTAGTAACGGCTACTTTTCCTTTGGGTTTGCCGGCCCTGACGGCCCTCGCATCACTGTGCGGATGGACGAGCTGGTCCTCGATCTCACTAGTGGAGACCCTCCGAAGTACACGAGCGGACCAAACAAAGGCCAGGATGTATGCGAGTTTGGCATTCAGAATTCTACCTCTGCGCCATACCTCCTTGGCGACACCTTCCTGCGGTCGGCATATGTGGTCTACGATCTGGTCAACAATGAAATCGGCTTGGCGGAGACGGACTTCAACTCGACCGAAAGCAACATTGTGGCGTTTGCCAGCATGAGCGCGACGATCCCGTCAGCAACACAGGCGCCAAATCAAGCGGCGGTCACCAATAGACCCGTTGCAACTATGCCATCATTTGCGGCGAGTTCAGGATTCTCGGATACTGGTGGCTCGGGCAACGATGGTAAGGACGAGAATGCATCGGCAGGCATGCCAAGTGCATTTGGTGTCGCTCAGATGTCTGTGATGGGTATTGCGATGGTGTTTGCCATGGTTGGTTCTGGCGTATTCGTCTTGCTATAG
- a CDS encoding elongation factor G 1: protein MRVIRAVATLHAGRAAAVRQGVRSVSLGACRAAVETPSLRSAGSQFESRRLFSRSSYLRNANMTAAEIALKQAKELAASNMTPEAAAARMTPEEAKRLARVRNIGIAAHIDSGKTTVTERILFYTGRVKAIHEVRGRDGVGAKMDSMELERERGITIQSAATFADWKKKEKGVEETYHINLIDTPGHIDFTIEVERAMRVLDGAVMVLCAVSGVQSQTITVDRQMKRYNVPRISFVNKMDRMGANPWKAVEQINTKLKIPAAAIQVPIGSEKELEGVVDLIDMKCIRNDGQRGVNLKISKEIPAEIKELCEQKRQELIEKLADVDDEIAEMFLEEQTPTPEQIKAAIRRATIACKFTPVLMGSAIADKGVQPMLDAVCDYLPNPNDTDNTALDRSKGEQPVKLVPYNSLPFVGLAFKLEENPYGQLTYMRVYQGSLKKGAYLYNSRGNKKVRIPRIVRMHSNEMEDVNEIGAGEICAVFGVDCASGDTFTDGGLPYSLSSMYVPDAVMSLSIKPKRSSDADAFSKAMNRFMREDPTFRLHVDEESEETIISGMGELHLEIYVERLRREYKVECETGQPRVSYRETITQKAEFDYLLKRQSGGPGDYARVVGWIEPNPNGGEDNHFESRVVGGTIPDKYISACQKGFQEACIKGPLLGHKVIGSSMVITDGATHVTDSSDYAFNLAAQMAFGKAFTAAGGQVLEPLMKTTISAPAEFQGNILMLMNKRGTIVDTEVGADEFTMVADCSLNAMFGFSTHLRAATQGKGEFSMEFSHYAPAPPHLQKELVQKYQKELEAKRTK, encoded by the exons ATGAGGGTGATTCGGGCTGTTGCTACTCTCCACGCCGGCCGCGCTGCCGCCGTGCGCCAGGGTGTTCGCTCCGTCAGTCTTGGAGCATGCCGCGCCGCCGTCGAGACGCCGTCCCTCCGGTCGGCCGGCTCCCAGTTTGAGAGCCGCCGTCTGTTCAGCAGGTCCTCCTACCTGAGGAATGCTAACATGACTGCGGCCGAGATTGC TCTCAAGCAGGCCAAGGAACTCGCCGCTTCCAACATGACCCCcgaggctgctgccgccCGTATGACCcccgaggaggccaagagaCTGGCCCGTGTCCGTAACATTGGTATCGCC GCCCACATTGACTCCGGCAAGACCACCGTGACCGAGCGCATCCTTTTCTACACTGGCAGAGTCAAGGCCATCCACGAGGTTCGTGGTCGCGATGGTGTCGGCGCCAAGATGGACTCCATGGAACtcgaaagagagagaggtatCACCATCCAGTCTGCCGCCACTTTCGCCgactggaagaagaaggagaagggcgTGGAGGAGACCTACCACATCAACTTGATCGATACCCCCGGCCATATCGACTTCACCATCGAGGTCGAGCGTGCCATGAGAGTCCTTGACGGAGCTGTCATGGTTCTCTGCGCTGTCTCTGGTGTCCAGTCCCAGACCATCACCGTCGACAGACAGATGAAGCGCTACAACGTCCCCCGTATCTCTTTCGTCAACAAGATGGATCGTATGGGTGCCAACCCCTGGAAGGCCGTCGAGCAGATCAACACCAAGCTCAAGATTCCCGCCGCTGCTATCCAGGTCCCTATTGGCTCTgagaaggagctcgaggGTGTTGTCGACTTGATCGACATGAAGTGTATCCGTAACGACGGTCAGCGTGGTGTCAACCTCAAGATCTCCAAGGAGATTCCTGCCGAAATCAAGGAGCTTTGCGAGCAGAAGAGACAGGAACTTATCGAGAAGCTCGCCGATGTCGATGATGAGATTGCCGAGATGTTCCTTGAGGAGCAGACCCCTACCCCCGAGCAGATCAAGGCCGCCATTCGCCGCGCTACCATCGCCTGCAAGTTCACCCCCGTCCTCATGGGTTCCGCCATTGCCGACAAGGGTGTCCAGCCCATGCTTGACGCCGTTTGCGACTacctccccaaccccaacgaTACCGACAACACTGCCCTCGACCGCTCCAAGGGCGAGCAGCCGGTCAAGCTCGTCCCTTACAACTCCCTTCCCTTCGTCGGTCTTGCCTTCAAGCTCGAAGAGAACCCTTACGGCCAGCTCACCTACATGCGTGTCTACCAGGGCTCCCTCAAGAAGGGcgcctacctctacaactCCCGTGGCAACAAGAAGGTCCGTATCCCCCGTATCGTTCGTATGCACTCCAATGAGATGGAGGACGTCAACGAGATCGGTGCCGGTGAAATTTGCGCCGTCTTCGGTGTCGACTGCGCCTCTGGCGATACCTTCACCGACGGTGGTCTCCCTTACTCCCTAAGCTCCATGTACGTCCCCGACGCCGTCATGTCGCTCAGCATCAAGCCCAAGCGCTCCAGCGACGCCGACGCCTTCTCCAAGGCCATGAACCGCTTCATGCGTGAGGATCCCACTTTCCGTCTCCATGTCGACGAGGAGTCGGAGGAGACCATCATCAGCGGCATGGGTGAGTTGCATCTCGAGATTTACGTTGAGCGTCTCCGCCGTGAGTACAAGGTCGAGTGCGAAACTGGCCAGCCCCGCGTCTCTTACCGTGAGACCATCACCCAGAAGGCCGAGTTCGACTACCTTCTCAAGCGCCAGTCCGGTGGCCCCGGTGATTACGCCCGCGTCGTCGGCTGGATCGAGCCCAACCCCAACGGCGGTGAGGACAACCACTTCGAGTCGCGCGTCGTCGGCGGCACCATTCCCGACAAGTACATCTCTGCCTGTCAAAAGGGTTTTCAGGAGGCCTGCATCAAGGGCCCCCTGCTCGGCCACAAGGTCATCGGCTCCTCCATGGTCATCACCGACGGTGCCACCCACGTTACGGATTCGTCCGATTACGCCTTCAACCTCGCCGCCCAGATGGCCTTCGGCAAGGCCTtcaccgccgccggcggcCAGGTGCTCGAGCCTCTGATGAAGACCACCATCTCGGCCCCCGCCGAGTTCCAGGGTAACATTCTCATGCTGATGAACAAGCGCGGCACCATTGTCGATACCGAGGTCGGCGCCGACGAGTTCACCATGGTCGCTGACTGCTCCCTGAACGCCATGTTCGGCTTCTCCACCCACTTGCGCGCTGCCACCCAGGGCAAGGGCGAGTTCTCCATGGAGTTCAGCCATTACGCTCCTGCGCCGCCCCACCTCCAGAAGGAGTTGGTGCAAAAGTACcagaaggagctcgaggccAAGCGCACAAAGTAA
- the lys-7 gene encoding homoisocitrate dehydrogenase produces MLTYDSSNILEAIRGTLSFPPSAFLHSSRLFPFSLLQSHLKQKKKMAARTLKIGLIPGDGIGKEVIPAGRRILEALPASLGLKFEFIDLKAGWETFEQTGNALPEETVSILKSECDGALFGAVSSPTKAVKGYSSPIVALRKKLDLYANVRPVKSVRGPGVKPIDMVIVRENTEDLYVKEEKTYDTPEGKVAEAIKRISQRASSRIATIAGEIALRRQKIREGGSPSIHKGPLVTVTHKSNVLSQTDGLFRSTAREALAAGRFTSVAVEEQIVDSMVYKLFRQPEAYDVIVAPNLYGDILSDGAAALVGSLGLVPSANVGEGFAIGEPCHGSAPDIQGQNIANPIATLRSAALMLEFLNEEEAAAKIYAAVDANLEEGKLLSPDLGGKAKTEEVVQDILRRL; encoded by the exons ATGCTAACGTATGATTCGTCCAACATTTTGGAAGCTATCCGCGGTACTTTGTCTTTTCCTCCGTCGGCATTTCTCCACTCCTCGagactttttcctttttctcttctacAAAGTCACTtgaaacagaaaaaaaagatggcGGCCAGGACTCTGAAGATTG GTCTCATCCCCGGTGATGGCATCGGCAAGGAAGTCATTCCCGCCGGCCGGCGCATCCTCGAGGCTCTCCCGGCCTCTCTGGGCTTGAAGTTCGAGTTCATCGACCTCAAGGCCGGCTGGGAAACCTTTGAGCAGACCGGCAACGCCCTGCCCGAAGAGACAGTCTCGATCCTCAAGTCCGAGTGCGATGGCGCCCTTTTCGGAGCCGTCAGCTCGCCCACCAAGGCCGTCAAGGGCTACTCCTCTCCCATCGTCGCCCTGCGCAAGAAGCTCGACCTGTACGCCAACGTGCGTCCCGTCAAGTCGGTCCGGGGCCCCGGCGTCAAGCCCATCGACATGGTGATTGTGCGCGAGAACACGGAGGACCTGTAcgtcaaggaggagaagacgtACGACACGCCCGAGGGCAAGGTGGCCGAGGCCATCAAGCGCATCTCGCAGCGCGCCTCGTCGCGCATCGCCACCATCGCCGGTGAGATCGCCCTGCGCCGCCAAAAGATCCGCGAGGGCGGTTCCCCTTCCATCCACAAGGGCCCTCTCGTGACCGTTACCCACAAGTCCAACGTCTTGTCCCAGACCGACGGCCTCTTCCGCTCCACCGCCCGTGAGGCCCTCGCCGCCGGCCGCTTCACTTCTGTCGCCGTTGAGGAGCAGATTGTCGACTCGATGGTGTACAAGCTCTTCCGCCAGCCCGAGGCCTACGACGTCATTGTCGCGCCCAACCTGTACGGTGACATTCTCTCTGACGGCGCTGCCGCCCTCGTCGGCTCGCTCGGTCTCGTTCCCTCGGCCAACGTCGGCGAGGGTTTTGCCATCGGTGAGCCCTGCCACGGCTCCGCGCCCGACATTCAGGGCCAGAACATTGCCAACCCCATCGCTACGCTCCGCTCTGCTGCGCTCATGCTCGAGTTCCtcaacgaggaggaggccgcgGCCAAGATTTACGCTGCTGTTGATGCTAACCTTGAGGAGGGCAAGCTGCTTAGCCCCGATCTTGGCGGTAAGGCTAAGACCGAGGAGGTTGTGCAGGATATCCTCCGTCGTCTCTAA